TTTGGCATGTTTACTTCTCTACTAGTCGTGACCTTTTTATTCCCTTTTCTTTATTGTAGAGACAATTTCAGTTATCACAAATGATGGCCGGAATATTGTGGTGAGCTTCATTTTTGGgccaaaatagagaaaaaataacttAGGCTATATTTTACTGAAATATGACCTTTCACACAGGGAATTCTGAAAGGTTTCGATCAAGCTACCAACATAATTCTTGATGAGTCTCATGAACGTGTGTACTCCACAAAGGTCTGTTCTCTTGCGAGTATCGAACATGTGAATATTTGCTAACTGATTGTTCTGATTTACCTTCCCGCCAGTTTAATGAGTTTGTTTAGGGATATAACTATGTCAATTGATTTTATTGACACTTTTAACAATTTCTGTCAATTTCACTTTAATTCTTCAATCAAATTGACCTTTGTCTGCCAATCTGGATTCCAACCATACATTGCAGTGCTAATCATGCATTAACTGAAAATATTGCCTTTGTCACTCAACCTTATTGGTTTTCTTCAtgcttttgaattattaattttggagTTTAGAAATTGGAAATAAGGTCTCACAGAAGAACTCCTATATTAGTTAATGGCTTGAGATATTCATGCCAAAAAAATTCTGAATAAAAATTTCTTTGATATTATACTTTCTTGATGTTAATGAGACAAAGGAGGAGTGACATCTTGTTCAATTAATGAAACGGGGAGATCACATATTATCCAGTTTCCATCATATTACCCTCACAAATAATTAAGGACTAGTCTGTCATCCAGCCCTTCCCCAGTGTTTATGATGATACATGCACTTCAGCTGTGCAAGAAGTAATTGTTGTACTTTTTCTGTTGGCAATATTCTAAATCTTCAGGTCTTGTTATATGTAGGAAGGTGTACAACAACTCGTGTTGGGTCTCTACATCATTCGGGGTGATAACATGTATGATATCCCTCATATTCTGAACTACCtacatattttgatttgatttatcgtttttttgtttacataatgtaaaatttcctttttatatcTACAGAAGCATTGTTGGAGAACTAGATGAAGAGCTAGATGCAAGCTTGGACTTATCGAAACTTAGAGCTCATCCTTTGAAGCCGGTCATCCACTGATGTTTGCCAATACCTTAAAACTGTTTAGCTTTGCTTGTGAGAATCAAACTTTAGCTAGAAACACGAAGTAAAAATGAGGATGTTTGATCGACATTTTTGccaaatataatattgttcAGATTCATTTTTGCTGTGCCGTTTGTATGCTGATCTTTTTACCCTTCATAATTTAGGCTTGTTGCAGTGATATAAGAGGATAACTGTCGATTCAGATATTTTTTCTGGTTTTTTTGTGTGCTGTTTGTCTTTTCAACATCTTTTGAGACATTTCAAAATACTACATTTTCAAAAGAATACTCGTGATGGTAAGATATTAGTTAATTTCTTTAGAAGCTTAGAAAGAGTCCACTTTTATTTCGTGAAGCAAGTGAATTATGTATGATTAAAGGAATAATCATCGTTTTCTTCAGGTTGGATACTTAAATTGATTGTTTCTACTTTTGAATATCATCCATTTGAAAAACGTGATGACTTAATAGAACAGGCATCCCCTGGTTTTCATTCACTTTGAAGAACtgataaaaacataataatattaaataaagtaatcaataatattcatataatcaaagaatatatgtaaataatcGATGGCTCATGGCCTACAACAACATATGGAGAGCAAAACCGTAATACCTATATAGTCCTCCATTGaacacaacaaaatcatcaGCAAAAGTTATTGTAAAAATGAATCTAACTGATGATTGTGTGCCTAAAtaagtatgtatatatataaaaaagtt
The genomic region above belongs to Salvia hispanica cultivar TCC Black 2014 chromosome 3, UniMelb_Shisp_WGS_1.0, whole genome shotgun sequence and contains:
- the LOC125211358 gene encoding sm-like protein LSM8, encoding MATGAGFESFVDQTISVITNDGRNIVGILKGFDQATNIILDESHERVYSTKEGVQQLVLGLYIIRGDNISIVGELDEELDASLDLSKLRAHPLKPVIH